A window of Natrinema versiforme contains these coding sequences:
- a CDS encoding aminotransferase class IV — MSDELRYHVDGDLVPASDATVSVDDRGFRYGDAAFETLRAYGGTVFAWDDHAERLERTCESLSLEHGQSAADLRSRIVETLAANDLADAYVRLSITRGVQPGKLTPQPDVDPTVVIYVKPLPRGGLEGEPVWDGPATVQTVETRRVPDEAIPAAAKTHNYLNGILARGDLEGDADEALMCDLDGRIAEGATSNLFFVRNGTVHAPSTDGPVLPGITRGIVLEMARDAGISVRERRYEPAAVLEADEAFLTNRTWELRPIETLDGHAIGGGPVTDRLSRLYDERVEESCYR, encoded by the coding sequence ATGAGCGACGAACTGCGCTACCACGTCGACGGTGACCTCGTCCCCGCGAGCGACGCCACCGTCAGCGTCGACGACCGCGGCTTCCGGTACGGCGACGCCGCGTTCGAGACGCTTCGCGCCTACGGCGGGACCGTCTTCGCGTGGGACGACCACGCCGAGCGACTCGAGCGGACCTGCGAGTCCCTGTCGCTCGAGCACGGGCAGTCGGCCGCGGACCTGCGCTCGCGGATCGTCGAGACGCTCGCGGCCAACGACCTCGCGGACGCCTACGTCCGCCTGTCGATCACGCGCGGGGTGCAGCCGGGCAAACTCACGCCCCAGCCCGATGTCGATCCGACGGTCGTGATCTACGTCAAGCCGCTTCCGCGCGGTGGTCTCGAGGGCGAACCCGTCTGGGACGGCCCGGCGACGGTCCAGACGGTCGAAACACGGCGGGTCCCCGACGAGGCGATCCCGGCCGCGGCCAAGACCCACAACTACCTGAACGGAATCCTCGCTCGCGGGGACCTCGAGGGCGACGCGGACGAGGCGCTCATGTGCGATCTCGATGGACGGATCGCGGAAGGGGCCACGAGCAACCTGTTTTTCGTCCGCAACGGGACGGTACACGCGCCGTCGACCGACGGCCCCGTGCTGCCGGGAATCACGCGGGGAATCGTCCTCGAGATGGCTCGTGACGCCGGGATCTCGGTCCGCGAACGGCGGTACGAGCCGGCGGCCGTGCTCGAGGCCGACGAAGCGTTTCTCACGAATCGGACGTGGGAACTCCGGCCGATCGAGACGCTCGACGGGCACGCCATTGGCGGCGGGCCCGTGACTGACCGGCTGTCGCGCCTGTACGACGAACGCGTCGAGGAGTCGTGTTACCGGTAG
- a CDS encoding trans-acting enoyl reductase family protein: MDSLLIYGSYGYTGRLIAREAVARGGSPALAGRNGRAVAAQADDLGVEGRTFDLESADIASHLATFDAVLNCAGPFVETAEPLVEACLETDTDYLDITGEFPVFECLRQRDPAARAAGITLLPGVGFDVVPSDCLAAFLADRLPDADRLALGIKGGGGISRGTARTLVEHLGGGVVRRNGRLIQVPTAFRTREVDFGDGPEHAVTVPWGDVVTAAHSTGIESVEVYAAAPSWATSVLSAVDSLEWLLESQPVEGLLGRLIDARLDGPDEQQLATGSAVVWGEVRDETGDRCARARLRTPNPYALTVESAVTAAERVLESDGIPAGFQTPASAFGSEFALELTGTERELLESPPESGEASPSVAESDD, translated from the coding sequence ATGGACTCCCTTCTCATCTACGGCTCCTACGGCTACACGGGGCGGCTGATCGCACGCGAGGCCGTCGCTCGCGGCGGTTCGCCCGCTCTCGCCGGCCGGAACGGCCGCGCCGTCGCCGCCCAAGCCGACGACCTCGGCGTCGAGGGCCGGACCTTCGACCTCGAGTCGGCCGACATCGCCTCCCATCTCGCGACGTTCGATGCCGTTCTCAATTGTGCCGGCCCGTTCGTCGAGACGGCCGAGCCGCTGGTCGAGGCCTGTCTCGAGACGGACACGGACTATCTGGATATCACGGGGGAGTTTCCGGTGTTCGAGTGTCTGCGCCAGCGCGACCCCGCGGCTCGAGCGGCGGGGATCACGCTGCTTCCCGGCGTCGGCTTCGACGTCGTTCCCTCGGACTGTCTGGCGGCCTTTCTCGCCGACCGGCTCCCCGACGCCGATCGGTTGGCGCTCGGGATCAAAGGCGGCGGGGGGATCTCGCGGGGCACCGCCCGGACGCTCGTCGAACACCTCGGCGGCGGCGTCGTCCGGCGGAACGGCCGACTCATTCAGGTCCCGACCGCGTTCCGAACGCGCGAGGTCGACTTCGGCGACGGCCCCGAGCACGCCGTCACGGTCCCGTGGGGCGACGTCGTCACCGCCGCCCACAGCACCGGTATCGAGTCGGTCGAGGTCTACGCCGCCGCTCCATCGTGGGCGACCAGCGTCCTGTCGGCCGTCGACTCCCTCGAGTGGCTCCTCGAGAGCCAGCCCGTCGAGGGGCTGTTGGGGCGGCTGATCGACGCCCGCCTCGACGGGCCGGACGAACAGCAGTTGGCGACCGGCAGCGCCGTCGTCTGGGGCGAGGTCCGCGACGAGACCGGCGACCGGTGCGCCCGCGCCCGGCTCCGAACGCCGAACCCCTACGCGCTCACGGTCGAGTCGGCGGTGACGGCCGCCGAGCGGGTGCTCGAGAGCGACGGAATACCGGCCGGCTTCCAGACGCCCGCGAGCGCGTTCGGGAGCGAGTTCGCGCTCGAGCTCACGGGAACCGAGCGCGAACTACTAGAGTCACCGCCCGAATCGGGCGAGGCGAGTCCCTCGGTCGCCGAGTCCGACGACTGA
- a CDS encoding Rieske 2Fe-2S domain-containing protein produces METGRITALADVPEDSTFLFRVADDSGEEREAILVADADGGVACWLNYCQHLTHIKLDKGSGAPMRDGELVCANHGAYFEADSGHCTFGPCEGAYLTDLEVTVSDGDVYLTDEAYEFVGTGPLEGDDLDRTSTSNVEF; encoded by the coding sequence ATGGAGACAGGACGGATCACGGCGCTTGCGGACGTACCCGAGGACTCGACGTTTCTGTTTCGCGTCGCCGACGACTCCGGCGAGGAGCGAGAAGCGATCCTCGTCGCGGACGCGGACGGGGGAGTCGCCTGTTGGCTGAACTACTGCCAGCACCTCACGCACATCAAACTGGACAAGGGGTCGGGCGCGCCGATGCGAGACGGCGAACTCGTCTGTGCGAACCACGGCGCGTACTTCGAGGCCGACTCCGGGCACTGTACGTTCGGCCCCTGTGAGGGCGCGTACCTCACTGATCTCGAGGTCACCGTGTCCGACGGCGACGTCTACCTGACCGACGAGGCCTACGAGTTCGTCGGGACCGGCCCGCTCGAGGGCGATGACCTCGATCGGACCTCGACCTCGAACGTGGAGTTCTAG
- a CDS encoding transcriptional regulator has protein sequence MREADETTRQRLADSLRAEPATPSELATRLDLTPHAVIRHVEHVSQSVDGTDEQLLVAPPTCRDCGFDDYDDLLNLPSRCPDCKSESIDEPTFTIE, from the coding sequence ATGCGAGAGGCCGACGAAACGACGCGACAGCGACTCGCCGACTCCCTCCGCGCCGAACCCGCGACGCCGAGCGAACTGGCCACCCGGCTCGATCTCACGCCACACGCGGTGATCCGCCACGTCGAACACGTCTCCCAGTCGGTCGACGGGACCGACGAACAGCTGCTCGTCGCACCGCCGACCTGTCGTGACTGCGGGTTCGACGACTACGACGACCTGCTGAACCTCCCCTCGCGGTGTCCCGACTGCAAGAGCGAGTCGATCGACGAGCCGACGTTCACGATCGAGTGA
- a CDS encoding sugar phosphate nucleotidyltransferase, translating to MKAVVLAGGYATRMWPITKHRPKMFLPVGESTVVDRIFAELEADDRIEEVYVSTNERFAPDFEAHLADSDFDKPQLSIEETTEEDDKFGVVGALAQLIDREDVDDDLLIIAGDNLMSFGVSDFLDYFQERDAPTLAAYDVGSREKAKSYGLVELEGDRIVDFQEKPDDPKSTLVSIACYAFPRASLDLLPTYLEDGNNPDEPGWFVQWLQNREATYAYTFEGAWFDIGTPESYLDAVAWHLDGESLVADSATLEDTTIGENVHVMDDVTLEGTDLEHTVIFPEATVQNGDIRRSIIDQGTHIEELDLAGALIGAHTTITNGADQ from the coding sequence ATGAAGGCCGTCGTCCTTGCAGGCGGGTACGCGACGCGAATGTGGCCGATTACCAAACACCGGCCCAAGATGTTCCTCCCGGTCGGCGAGTCGACCGTCGTCGATCGCATCTTCGCCGAACTCGAGGCTGACGATCGGATCGAGGAGGTCTACGTCAGCACGAACGAGCGGTTCGCCCCCGACTTCGAGGCCCACCTCGCTGACAGCGACTTCGACAAGCCACAGCTCTCGATCGAGGAGACGACCGAAGAAGACGACAAGTTCGGCGTCGTCGGCGCGCTCGCACAGCTGATCGACCGCGAGGATGTCGACGACGACCTGCTGATCATCGCCGGCGACAACCTGATGAGCTTCGGCGTCTCCGACTTCCTCGACTACTTTCAGGAGCGAGACGCGCCCACCCTCGCCGCCTACGACGTCGGCTCCCGCGAGAAGGCCAAGTCCTACGGGCTGGTCGAACTCGAGGGCGATCGAATCGTCGACTTTCAGGAGAAGCCGGACGATCCCAAGAGCACGCTCGTCTCCATCGCCTGTTACGCGTTCCCCCGAGCGTCGCTCGACCTCCTCCCGACCTACCTCGAGGACGGGAACAATCCCGACGAGCCGGGTTGGTTCGTCCAGTGGCTGCAAAACCGCGAGGCAACCTACGCCTACACGTTCGAGGGCGCGTGGTTCGACATCGGGACCCCCGAGAGCTACCTCGACGCCGTCGCGTGGCACCTAGACGGCGAATCGTTGGTCGCCGACTCGGCGACGCTCGAGGACACCACGATCGGCGAGAACGTCCACGTCATGGACGACGTAACGCTCGAGGGCACCGACCTCGAGCACACGGTCATCTTCCCGGAGGCGACGGTCCAGAACGGCGACATCCGCCGCTCGATCATCGATCAGGGGACACACATCGAGGAGTTGGACCTCGCCGGTGCGCTCATCGGCGCTCACACGACGATTACGAACGGCGCGGACCAGTAA
- a CDS encoding ferritin-like domain-containing protein: MIESDRDLFVRELRELYHIERELEELQSGLAEAATDEDLEEFFMAHSEATTEQIARLEPIFEGIEAEPAPVENPALEGLRTDREEIVDDLNDPVLGDLVETELGRGIERLEITKLETLLTLADRMNLPAEIVEPLETTKAEAETGLDEVRELTA, from the coding sequence ATGATCGAAAGCGATCGAGACCTGTTCGTCCGAGAACTGCGGGAACTCTACCACATCGAGCGCGAACTCGAGGAGCTCCAGTCGGGGCTGGCCGAGGCCGCGACCGACGAGGACCTCGAGGAGTTCTTCATGGCCCACAGCGAGGCGACGACCGAACAGATCGCCCGTCTCGAGCCTATCTTCGAGGGGATCGAGGCCGAACCCGCACCGGTCGAGAACCCGGCGCTCGAGGGGCTGCGGACCGACCGCGAGGAGATCGTCGACGACCTGAACGATCCGGTGCTCGGCGACCTCGTCGAGACCGAACTGGGTCGGGGCATCGAACGCCTCGAGATCACGAAACTCGAGACGCTGCTGACGCTGGCCGATCGGATGAACCTGCCCGCGGAAATCGTCGAACCGCTCGAGACGACGAAGGCGGAGGCGGAGACCGGCCTCGACGAAGTGCGGGAGCTAACCGCGTGA
- a CDS encoding diphthine--ammonia ligase has protein sequence MSDADGAWVSLFSGGKDSSWALYRALESGLSVERLVTVHPAGDSYMYHVPATELAALAAESIGIELIDVEPDDFAADAATDSSAQGDDELEPLEAALADLDRELAGGIAGVTAGAVESEYQTSRIQGMCDRLGCDLFAPLWQEEPRELADAMLEAGFEIEIIQVAARGLDESWLGRTLDREAIDELEALNEEYGVHILGEGGEFETFVVDGPHMDRRIDLEYETEWEGTRGQVRITDARLE, from the coding sequence ATGAGCGACGCAGACGGCGCGTGGGTGAGCCTCTTTTCGGGCGGCAAGGACTCGTCGTGGGCGCTGTACCGCGCCCTCGAGTCGGGGCTGTCGGTCGAGCGGCTGGTCACGGTCCATCCCGCGGGCGACTCCTACATGTATCACGTCCCCGCGACCGAGTTGGCGGCGCTGGCCGCCGAGAGCATCGGTATCGAACTGATCGACGTCGAACCCGATGACTTCGCGGCCGACGCGGCCACCGATTCGAGCGCCCAGGGCGACGACGAACTCGAGCCCCTGGAGGCCGCACTCGCAGACCTCGACCGCGAACTCGCGGGGGGCATCGCGGGCGTCACGGCGGGGGCCGTCGAGAGCGAGTACCAGACGAGCCGTATTCAGGGCATGTGCGACCGGCTCGGCTGCGACCTCTTCGCCCCGCTCTGGCAGGAGGAGCCCCGAGAACTGGCCGACGCGATGCTCGAGGCCGGCTTCGAGATCGAGATCATTCAGGTCGCGGCCCGCGGACTCGACGAGTCGTGGCTGGGCCGGACCCTCGACCGCGAGGCGATCGACGAACTCGAGGCGCTCAACGAGGAGTACGGCGTCCACATCTTGGGTGAGGGCGGCGAGTTCGAGACGTTCGTAGTGGACGGACCGCACATGGATCGGCGGATCGACCTCGAGTACGAGACGGAGTGGGAGGGAACGCGGGGACAGGTGCGGATTACCGACGCCCGACTAGAGTGA
- a CDS encoding DUF373 family protein: MTTLVVCLDRTDDVGRKTGLRSPIVGWEAVRALVTDVGLADPEDSGVNTLLESLRVAQNLRDENEEVVVAVVSGDHESMVSADRAVAEQLDDLIADYEPDSAVVVTDSAEDERLIPIVESRVRVDSVDRVVVRQARDIESTYYLLKQFLADEELRQTVLVPIGLTLLVFPLLATTVGPATGAAAITTVIGLFLLYKGFNVDEFLTRFAHQTRESLYSGQVSVVTYVVAAGLTFVGLFVGALGVSNLGDTPGVVIPATRFAFDSVPWLAMAALTASAGRLLDEAIGDDPIRTSFLNLPFIVVAVGLVVRGFAAYFLEQQDVIEPFVVSAYELGILSNERFVMGAGERLALFVVTAIVVSLVGARIASSVSGSSDAAERSDGGSNATLANGGATDASGDREPDSGADAGANPEVEPVPDVTDPERTDGGADANANPESSGERDR, encoded by the coding sequence GTGACAACGCTGGTCGTCTGTCTCGACCGGACCGACGACGTGGGCCGCAAGACCGGCCTCCGCTCGCCCATCGTCGGCTGGGAGGCAGTTCGTGCGCTCGTGACCGATGTCGGCCTCGCGGATCCAGAGGACTCGGGAGTCAATACCTTGCTCGAGTCGCTGCGGGTCGCCCAGAACCTGCGCGACGAGAACGAGGAGGTGGTCGTCGCGGTCGTCTCCGGGGATCACGAATCGATGGTGTCGGCGGATCGGGCGGTCGCCGAGCAACTCGACGACCTCATCGCCGACTACGAGCCGGACTCGGCGGTCGTGGTGACCGACAGCGCCGAAGACGAGCGGTTGATTCCGATCGTCGAGAGCCGAGTCCGCGTCGACTCCGTCGATCGCGTGGTCGTCCGGCAGGCCCGCGACATCGAGTCGACCTACTACCTGCTCAAGCAGTTCCTGGCGGACGAGGAACTCCGCCAGACCGTCCTCGTTCCGATCGGGTTGACGCTCCTGGTCTTTCCGCTGCTCGCGACCACCGTCGGCCCCGCGACGGGCGCGGCCGCGATCACCACCGTCATCGGTCTGTTCCTGCTCTACAAGGGATTCAACGTCGACGAATTCCTGACCAGATTCGCCCACCAGACGCGGGAATCACTGTACTCCGGGCAGGTCTCGGTCGTCACCTACGTGGTCGCTGCCGGGCTCACGTTCGTCGGCCTGTTCGTCGGCGCGCTCGGCGTCTCGAACCTCGGCGACACGCCGGGGGTCGTGATCCCGGCGACCCGATTCGCCTTCGACAGCGTCCCGTGGCTCGCGATGGCCGCGCTGACCGCCAGCGCCGGCCGACTGCTCGACGAGGCGATCGGCGACGATCCGATCCGGACGTCCTTTCTCAACCTGCCGTTTATCGTCGTCGCCGTGGGGCTCGTCGTCCGCGGGTTCGCCGCGTACTTCCTCGAGCAACAGGACGTGATCGAGCCGTTCGTGGTCTCGGCGTACGAACTCGGCATTCTCTCGAACGAGCGGTTCGTGATGGGCGCCGGCGAACGACTCGCGCTGTTCGTCGTCACCGCCATCGTCGTGAGCCTCGTCGGGGCCAGAATCGCGTCGTCGGTCAGCGGCTCGAGCGACGCCGCCGAACGTAGCGACGGCGGCTCGAATGCGACACTCGCAAACGGCGGCGCGACCGATGCGAGCGGCGACCGCGAACCGGACTCCGGTGCCGACGCGGGCGCGAACCCCGAGGTCGAACCGGTTCCAGACGTGACTGATCCCGAGCGCACCGACGGCGGCGCAGACGCGAACGCGAATCCGGAGTCGTCCGGGGAGCGAGACCGCTAA
- the sppA gene encoding signal peptide peptidase SppA — MVSSDGLDRLLTVVLGGLASAAVAIALFIIYPETLTDLLGVLVALAVVLVGLRLTSNAAESLFPTYDVAEVAVEGPISRDGGGGPLPTSPGSTPADDVVDQIDRANDDENVQALLLKLNTPGGEVVPSDDIRLAAERFDGPTVAYATDVCASGGYWIASGCDELWAREGSIVGSIGVIGSRVNASDLAEKVGLSYERFAAGDYKDAGTPLKELEDEEREYLQGLIDDYYDTFVERVSDGRDLEPEFVRDTEARIYLGEEAYEMELVDHLGTRREIETELADRLETDEVTVEEFEPERPLMARVGAGAQQVAYAFGAGIADLGDGRGFRLRS; from the coding sequence GTGGTCAGTAGCGACGGTCTCGATCGACTCCTGACGGTCGTCCTCGGCGGACTCGCGTCCGCGGCGGTCGCCATCGCCCTCTTTATCATCTACCCGGAGACGCTGACGGATCTGTTGGGCGTGCTGGTCGCGCTCGCGGTCGTCCTCGTCGGCCTGCGGCTCACGAGCAACGCTGCCGAGTCGCTGTTTCCGACCTACGACGTCGCCGAGGTCGCCGTCGAGGGGCCGATCAGTCGCGACGGCGGCGGCGGGCCGCTCCCGACCAGTCCCGGCTCGACGCCGGCCGACGACGTCGTCGACCAGATCGACCGCGCGAACGACGACGAGAACGTACAGGCACTCCTCCTGAAGCTGAACACGCCCGGCGGCGAGGTCGTTCCCAGCGACGACATCCGTCTCGCGGCCGAGCGCTTCGACGGCCCGACCGTCGCCTACGCGACCGACGTCTGTGCCAGCGGCGGCTACTGGATTGCCAGCGGCTGTGACGAACTCTGGGCCCGCGAGGGATCGATCGTCGGCTCGATCGGGGTCATCGGCTCCCGGGTCAACGCCAGCGACCTCGCCGAGAAGGTCGGCCTCTCCTACGAGCGCTTCGCCGCCGGCGACTACAAGGACGCCGGCACCCCGCTGAAGGAACTCGAGGACGAGGAACGCGAGTACCTGCAGGGGCTGATCGACGACTACTACGACACGTTCGTCGAGCGGGTCAGCGACGGCCGCGATCTCGAGCCCGAGTTCGTCCGCGACACCGAGGCGCGGATCTACCTCGGCGAGGAGGCCTACGAGATGGAACTGGTCGACCACCTCGGCACGCGCCGGGAGATCGAAACCGAACTCGCCGACCGCCTCGAGACGGACGAGGTGACAGTCGAGGAGTTCGAACCCGAGCGACCGCTGATGGCCCGCGTCGGCGCGGGTGCCCAGCAGGTCGCCTACGCCTTCGGGGCCGGCATCGCGGATCTCGGTGACGGGCGCGGCTTCCGACTGCGGAGCTAA
- a CDS encoding carboxylate--amine ligase has translation MQRHRDDASVLVPGIDAPSTVACLRSLNPRGVRTIVGSESRSTPAASSAYRDEFVRLPDPETDLTEYGDALLSLAERPDVQTIIPVREEDVYVLAQRKEEFADEIATPWPEFETLRRVQDRVDLFAAADAAGVGAPETELLDQWDDWSRETIVKPRYTVASPAYLGSRFDDAEIGSTEYQRPDTRPDPQAALEKRGHVPIVQERVPDSREFGFFALYDRGTPVATFQHCQRRGWKYCGGPSAYRESVHIPELETAGRALLSELDWHGLAMVEFLRDPSDGEFKLMEINPRFWSSLPFSVRAGADFPYYYWQLAMDEPIATDPTYEVGMGGHLLRGELSYLHSVATEEYPLVDRPSLGTAVREVATSLVDHPRFDYAVTDDPVPFFQDGVNLVRAWLDSRSDEDHATETERDAETRAEIETELGDGGAEPTEAGPSADGDPTRSAQTDGGSRSDSRRR, from the coding sequence ATGCAACGACACAGGGACGACGCGAGCGTGCTCGTGCCCGGGATCGACGCACCGAGCACCGTTGCCTGTCTCCGCTCACTCAACCCGCGCGGCGTCCGGACTATCGTGGGCTCCGAGTCACGGTCGACTCCGGCGGCCAGCTCGGCCTATCGCGACGAGTTCGTTCGCCTTCCGGATCCGGAAACGGACCTCACTGAATACGGGGACGCGCTGCTCTCGCTTGCCGAGCGCCCGGACGTGCAGACGATTATTCCAGTCCGCGAGGAAGACGTCTACGTCCTCGCACAACGCAAAGAGGAGTTCGCCGACGAGATCGCGACGCCGTGGCCGGAGTTCGAGACCCTCCGACGGGTTCAAGATCGAGTCGACCTCTTCGCGGCTGCCGACGCGGCCGGGGTCGGTGCCCCCGAGACCGAACTCCTCGATCAGTGGGACGACTGGAGTCGGGAGACGATCGTGAAACCGCGTTACACCGTGGCCTCGCCCGCCTACCTCGGCTCGCGGTTCGACGACGCCGAGATCGGCTCGACGGAGTACCAGCGCCCGGACACCCGGCCGGATCCGCAGGCGGCCCTCGAGAAGCGCGGTCACGTCCCGATCGTCCAGGAGCGGGTCCCCGACTCGCGGGAGTTCGGGTTCTTCGCGCTCTACGACCGCGGAACGCCGGTCGCGACCTTCCAGCACTGCCAGCGCCGGGGCTGGAAGTACTGCGGCGGCCCCAGCGCCTACCGGGAATCGGTCCACATTCCCGAACTCGAGACCGCCGGCCGCGCCCTGCTCAGCGAACTCGACTGGCACGGGCTCGCGATGGTCGAGTTCCTGCGCGACCCCAGCGACGGCGAGTTCAAACTGATGGAGATCAACCCGCGGTTCTGGTCGTCGCTCCCGTTTTCGGTGCGCGCGGGCGCGGACTTCCCGTACTACTACTGGCAGTTGGCGATGGACGAGCCGATCGCTACGGACCCGACGTACGAGGTCGGGATGGGCGGCCACCTCCTCCGGGGCGAACTCAGCTACTTACACAGCGTCGCGACCGAGGAGTACCCGCTCGTCGACCGGCCGTCGCTCGGGACTGCCGTACGCGAGGTGGCCACGTCGCTCGTCGACCATCCGCGATTCGATTACGCGGTCACCGACGATCCGGTGCCGTTCTTCCAGGACGGCGTGAACCTCGTCCGGGCGTGGCTGGATAGCCGGTCCGACGAGGATCACGCGACCGAGACCGAGCGGGACGCCGAAACCCGGGCCGAGATCGAGACGGAACTCGGGGACGGCGGCGCGGAACCGACCGAGGCGGGGCCGTCAGCGGACGGAGACCCGACGCGGTCGGCCCAGACCGACGGCGGATCCCGATCCGACTCGAGGCGGCGCTAA
- a CDS encoding nuclear transport factor 2 family protein: MTVNEQRSAEQTTPRERLTEFYTAFNHVVTDRGGTDELASLLTDDITWVDATTGERGERTSSGIESVLENAVRAPGRRADHLQALPERFIDAGDTMIVAGAYVGTVGENSFDIAFAHVFDLRDGRIRRCTAYRDTALERRVFDA, translated from the coding sequence ATGACAGTCAACGAACAGCGGTCGGCCGAACAGACGACTCCTCGAGAGCGACTCACCGAGTTCTACACTGCCTTCAATCACGTCGTCACGGATCGGGGCGGGACGGACGAACTGGCATCGCTACTGACGGACGATATCACGTGGGTCGACGCCACGACCGGCGAACGGGGCGAACGGACCAGTTCGGGGATCGAGAGCGTCCTCGAGAACGCGGTGCGGGCTCCGGGCCGGCGAGCCGATCACCTCCAGGCGCTCCCGGAGCGGTTCATCGACGCGGGTGACACGATGATCGTAGCGGGAGCCTACGTCGGCACGGTCGGCGAGAATTCCTTCGATATCGCGTTCGCCCACGTGTTCGACCTGCGAGACGGACGGATACGGCGGTGTACGGCCTACAGGGATACCGCGCTCGAACGGCGGGTATTCGATGCCTAA
- a CDS encoding coiled-coil protein, with the protein MVDESKNIELTEDDLENKSKGQLIKMAGQLRDRRNELNQMASDRASKRDDLNAKTREKVDEAQEHREKRDELNEQVQEHKESRNELNAEANELFDKVEELKSDMELDEGKDLEELEEEIEELEFKQQTEVLSSEDEKELIEKIENKREEYEERKQKLDQNEDLEELVEEAEQVRSDASQHHQKVTELADKAQEHHNQMIEAYREADDIRDEADEMHEKFVEAQEAADRHHEDFVRVQKRLRELDKKEEEERKSERDKKKEEAKEEAEEIYQKFKEGETLDTEDLMKLQKTGLL; encoded by the coding sequence ATGGTAGACGAATCGAAGAACATCGAACTGACAGAGGACGACTTAGAAAACAAATCGAAGGGACAGCTCATCAAGATGGCCGGTCAACTGCGAGACCGGCGAAACGAGCTGAACCAGATGGCCTCCGACCGGGCCTCCAAACGCGACGATCTCAACGCGAAGACCCGCGAGAAAGTCGACGAGGCCCAAGAGCACCGCGAGAAACGCGACGAGCTCAACGAGCAGGTCCAAGAACACAAGGAGAGCCGCAACGAGCTCAACGCCGAAGCCAACGAGCTGTTCGACAAGGTCGAGGAGCTCAAATCGGACATGGAGCTCGACGAGGGCAAGGACCTCGAGGAACTCGAAGAAGAAATCGAGGAACTCGAGTTCAAACAGCAGACCGAGGTTCTCTCGAGCGAGGACGAGAAGGAACTCATCGAGAAGATCGAGAACAAGCGCGAGGAGTACGAGGAGCGCAAGCAGAAACTCGATCAGAACGAGGACCTCGAGGAGCTCGTCGAGGAAGCCGAGCAAGTCCGATCGGACGCCTCCCAGCACCACCAGAAGGTCACGGAGCTCGCGGACAAGGCCCAGGAACACCACAACCAGATGATCGAGGCCTATCGGGAGGCCGACGACATCCGTGACGAAGCCGACGAGATGCACGAGAAGTTCGTCGAGGCCCAGGAGGCCGCCGACCGCCACCACGAGGACTTCGTCCGCGTCCAGAAGCGCCTGCGCGAACTGGACAAGAAGGAAGAAGAGGAGCGCAAGTCCGAGCGCGACAAGAAGAAAGAAGAGGCCAAAGAAGAGGCCGAGGAGATCTATCAGAAGTTCAAGGAAGGCGAGACCCTCGACACCGAGGACCTGATGAAGCTCCAGAAGACAGGACTGCTCTAA